DNA from Borreliella garinii:
CCTAGGCCTGATTTTTTAAATGAAAATTTAAATAAAAATTTAGTTATTGATGGATTAATTAAAAATAAATTTCTTGATGAGAATTTTTTTAAGGATCTTTGGATTAAAAAGGAAAATTTATTTAACATTGATATTGAGAAGGAGAATGAAAAATTAATAGATAAGATTTTAGAAATTTCCAAATGATTAAAAAATATTTGATTTATATAAGTTTGCTATTTGTTGTTTTTGAAGTTTGTCCTGAGCCAGCTTTTATAAGTCAGAGTGATTCATATGAGCTTGATTTTAGCAGTAGAGAAGTAGATATTAATGTAAATACCAATTCAAAGTTTAATCTTTCTTTTAAAGATGAGTCTTGGATTTATATCAAAAACAACGAAAATAGAGCTTTTATTAAGTTGATTGGAGAATCTTACGAGAATGGTGCTGTTTTTTCTTTTCAAACTTTTAAAAAAGAAGGCAAGATTAAGTTGCTTTTTAGCTACCAAAATGTTAACAATTCAATTGAATTTAATAAAATGATTATCTTGAAAATTACAAATAAGTTTGAAATTAAAATTCCATCTAGTGGTGGCGTTTCTGATGAAAATAAGGATATTAAAAGTAATAATAGCCTTGAACTTGGAAGGGGTAGTATTAATATAACTCCTGAAGAAGTTATTGCCGGGGCTTTGAATTTATCTTACATAAATGATTACAAAGGAGCAATAGATTTGCTTAATAGGTATAATTTTAATGATGATAAATATATTTTATTGAAGGCGCAAATTTATCATAAAAACAGGGATTATTTGAAATCTTATGAAAATTATTTGAAATTGAAGAGTAGATGCTTTAAAAGCATTATTTTTGATCTAATTAAGCTTGGCATAGAGCTTGATATTAAAGAAGAGGTCTTAGAGAACGCTAGATATTTAGTTGAAAATAATATTGATTTTTCTGAGAGTATTTATCTTGAGATTTTTGAATTTTTAGTAATAAAGGGAGAATATGAGTTTGCTTTAAATTTTAGTTCTCTTTACTTTCCCAAGTATGTTAATTCGAGCTTTTTAGATAAATATAGCTATGTGTTGGGGAAACTTTATGAGTCTGAGAGTAAACATAAAGATTTTTTAAAGGCTTTGCATTACTATAAATTAGTTATTAATAATTACCCCTTTAGTGATTATTATGAGAGAGCCAAGGTAAGATATTTGTTTTTAAAGCGATTTTTTTAGGAGATATTATATGATAAGGAGAAGGCTTACTAAACAACTTGAAATAATAAAAGATTATCTTTGGGATATGAAGGAATGTGTGCTTAAAATTATAGATGACTCTTTAATAGCCTTAGAATCTAAGGATAAAAGTTTAGCTAAAAAAATAATCAATGAAGATGAAAAAATAATAGATGATTATCAATATGATATTGAGGATTTGTGTGGAAGGATAATTGCGACTGAGCATCCTGTTGCTACAGAACTTAGAGAAATTTTAGCAATTATTAAAATAATAAGTTCTCTTGAAAGGATTGCAGACCATGCTACCAAGATTGTAAGAGTTGTTCTTCTTCTAGAATCAGATTTGGATGATTTTGATTTTCTTAATCTTTATTTTAAACCTTTAAGAGAAATGGCTGATACAGCTAAAGAGATGTTGTCTGATATTTTTGACGCATATTTTGATGGAGATTTTACTAAAATATTAAAGATAGTTAAGTATGATAATATAATAGATAAATTATTTTCAAAGCAAAAAAGCATTGTTATTGATGCAATGAAAAAAAATCCTGAAAATTTAGATTATCTTTTAAATATATTATTTTTGAATAGTTTTTTAGAAAGAGTAGGCGATCATGTAGCAACAATTGGTGAATTGCTCTATTTTATTAAAATAGGTGAGAAAGTAAACTTAACCTAGCGGCATTATTTTAAAATTTTTAAAGCCAAATAAATTTTATATAATGGAAAGTTTTTACAAAAAGAATTAATGATCATGATCATTAATTCTTTTTGTAAGTAGCAGGCATTATGTATTCAAGATTTTTGTTTCCTCTTATTGTTTCTGAATGTCCAATTAAAAGATAAGAATCATCTTTAAGATAGGAGTTTAATTTATTGGCAAGGTTGTTTCTAGTTTTTTCATCAAAATATATCATGACATTTCTGCAAAATATTAGGTCAAATTTCTTGCTAAATGGAAATTTTTCATCCATTAAATTTAATTTTTTAAAGTAAACCATTTTTTTTAAAATTTCTTTAACTTGAAATTTATCATCTTTAAGTTGATTTAAATATTTAGTTTTTAAATATTTAGGCAAGTTTATTATACGATCTTCAGGATAAATTCCTTCATGAGCCTCTCTTAGAACGCTAATTGAAATGTCTGTTGCTAAGATTTTGACTTTAAAATTTGCTTTATTATTTTCCATGTATTCTTGCAGTATCATTGCAATTGTATACGGTTCTTCACCGCTTGAGCATCCGGCTGACCATATTCTAATTTCTGGGTTTTGTGATTTTAATATTTTTTCAGCAAGTTTGGGTAATATTTTTTTATTTAAAAAATCGAAATGTTTAGATTCCCTGAAAAAATAGGTATGATTGGTTGATATTTTGTCTACTAATTCAATTAATTGAATATTTCCAGTGCTTTTTTCTAAAAAGTTAATGTATTCAGTAAAATTTTTAAAACCTTTAACTTTAAGAAGAGATGATAATCTACTTTCAATTAGCATCTTTTTTTTTTCGCTGAGATTTATTCCAAAATTGTTATAAACTATTTTTATTAATCTTGAAAGTTCGTCTTTAGTTATATTTATATTAAGGTTGAATTTGTTTTGATTTATGTTCATATGCTTTTGATTTTATTCTCCTTTTTGACCCAGAGTGATTTGTTTAAATATTAAAAATGTAAAAATTTCTTTTTTAGTTCTATAATATTAAAGCGTACAGCTTAAGTTAAATATTTCAATTGCAATAATTTTTCAATTGTGATAATTTAGTAGTTAAATTATTAGTATGCTTACTTATTAAAGGTTGTTTTATGCGAAAAAGAAGTAGTAGAAAAATCAAAAATGATTTAGTTGCACTTGAATCTAAAGAAAAAAAAGTTGGTATATGGGGTATTTTTGCTCTTATTTTAATTGTTTTCGGATTTATTATTGCACCTTTACTTCCAGGGATCTTTGACAATGCTCATTCATCTGGTTTAAAATTTGGTTCTTATAAAGGTCAACCTATTTACTATAAAAAAGATAGTAAGTTTGCCAAGTATGTTAATTATTATTCAAATCTTTATTCTAGATTACAAGGAAATGCTAAAAATATTAATATAGATTACAATGCCTGGTATTTGGCATTTATGAAATATGTTGAGGATATTGCTTTTTTTGACTTGATAAAAAAATATAATTTTTACATCTCTAAAGAGATGTTGAATAAAAATTTACTAAGATCTCCTGAGTATTTAGACTCTAATGGGAATTTTAGTTCTAAAAGATATAATAAAGCTTCTGATTATCAAAAAGTTAAAATTTATGATGATATGGTAGAAAATATACTGTTTTCTAATGTAAAAATTTTTTTAAATAGTAATTTAATATTTCCCGAGTCTCTTTTTAATCTGATTAAAGATATGAGTACTGTAGAAAGGCATATTTCATATCTTTCTCTTTCTTATCAAGATTTTTCTAATAAAGAAGCAATATCTTATGCTGAGAAAAATTTAAATTTATTCAAACGCTTATCGCTTGCGTCTATTCGTTTTAAAAATATGAATGACGCTAGGAATGCTTATGATAAGCTATTAAACAAAACTCCATTTGAAGAGCTTGCTAAGCTTTATTCAGATGATATAGCTAATTTCAAAGGTGTTGTTTCTTTGGATAAGTATTATTTTGATTTAGATCTTAATATTGAGAAAAAAGAAGATCTAGATTTTATTTTTTCTTTAAGAGAGAGTGAATTTAGCAAGCCTATCAAGATTAAAAATAAAAATGAATATCAAATATATAAGGCATTTGGCAATGTTCATAATTTTGATAAAAATTCAGATCGTGATATTAGCTCTGTTAAAAATTATATTGAAACTTATGAGCCAAGCGTTATTGAAGGTTATTTGGAAAATAAACTAAATAATTTTCTTAGTGATGTTAAGCTTAGTGGTTTAAGCCAAGCTCTTGAAAAATATCGGTTTAGTTTAAAAGAAGAAATTGTTAATTTATCTTATAATGTTAATATTTATCCCAATACTTTAAAAGAGTTGGTTGAGTTTAATAATAGCAAATCTTTTTACAATGTTGTTTTTGGATTAAAAGAAAATTCTTGGTCTAAGCCTTTTGTAGCAAATAAAAAAGTTTATTTATTTTTTCTGAACTCAGCTAAAAAAAGATCTAAACCGTTTAAAGAAGAGCTTAAAAATGAAAAACTTCTTGACAATTTAAACATTGCGAATAGCGGTTTGATTACAGATTTTTTATTAAATAAAAAAGATTTTGTTAATAATTTTAATGAGTCATTTTTTGCTTTACAAAACTTTAGTCAAAATTAAGAAATGAATGTATGGTAAAGGTTTTGATAGCTAGCTTAATTAATTTTACTAAAGAATTAATTCGACTTTATAATTGTGTTTATATCTATTTTTGTAGATTTTTGTTTTTATTCTTTTTTTTTACATTGCTTGCTTGTTCTAAAGCAAGCAAGGATTTTATTGTTTTTAATAAAGATGTAAAATCTTCTCCCAAAATCGATAATCCAAATTCTAATGTTTTAGAAATTAACAAAATGGAAGATTTTTTTGGAGATATTATAGATTTAAAAGGCTATAAAATTCTTGCAGTTCAGCAGGAAAATTTAAATTTAGATGTTTATTTTGAACAGGTGGTCTTAGCTCAAAATTTTTCAAATCTTAATGCGTATTTATTTATTATTGGTTTTGATCCTAAAATTAAAGTCGGAACGATTCTTTTCAAAACTCAAATAGATATTGACCCAAAAAATTCTTATAACATGTATCTTGAGGATATTACAGGTGATTATGATTTTAATATAGTTGTTCAAGGATTTTTAAAAGATAAATCCGTTTTGTACGTTTTTCAAAAATCTGTTTTAAATGATGTATCTTCTTATAAGCCCATATTTTTTGACAAAGTTAATGGTACTGTTCTTATTAATAAGTATGCAAGATCTTCAGCTTATGAAGAAAATAGGTCAAGAGAAAGCTATCCTATTTCTTTAGAAAAATATGAAAAAGTAGGAGAAGATTTAATAATCAGTAAGATTGAAAAATATGAATATTCCCATGTTCAGGGCAAATATTATCTTTCTTCTGTGAGTGAAAAAGTTGGCAAGATTGATAATAATATTTACAAAACTTTAAAGAATTTAAGCAAAGATGAAGTTTATAGATTTTTGCATGGAGTTTGGTACGACGCCTATGATTATAATAAAAAACAAGGCAAAGAGATTGATGAAGTTTTATTTTTGTCTTTTGAAAGACAATCAAGCGAGATCAATCTTTTTAGAAAAAATTCTCAAGAAGTTGCAAAGATTGAATATATTTCAAAACCGGCTTACAACACTCTTAATGTTAGTGCGAAGTCTCTTTTTTCAGATTTGATAGTTTACAATTTTTGGATAAAAATTGTAGATAAAGAAAACATTGAAATCAAAATTGACACCAGTACAAATTCTTACGATAATAGTGGATTTTCAGGATCATTTAAAAGATTTGATGAAAATGTCTTAAACGTTGTTAAAAAAAAAGGTAATAATATTTATTTTATTCCTAGTGGGAATTACGCTTATAAGGACAAGATTTATGATTTTTCTTATCCCCATTTAACTTATATTGATGAAAATAAAATTTATTATGGCATTTTTAATATTTTCCCTTTAAAAAATAATTTTGTTCTTGAATATGAAATTGATATGGGTAGTTACAAGCTTATTGAATCTTTTTTTCTTGAACATATCGAGAGAGTTGTTCAAAAGCAAAAATTTTCTACAATTATTCTTAATCCTATTAAAATTTTAAAAGATGATGTAAGCTTAGTTAAAGGACAAAAATTAAAACTTGAGCGAATAGAAAAAATAGGATAATAGTTTTTATGAAAATATTGAGAAGTGTTATAACTTATTTTAATGTTTTATTGTTCTTTTTGATTTTGATTTTTTTTTTATTTCCCTTCTACTTGATTTGTAAGATTTTTTCACTTGAGCGTTATGTTATTAGATTTAGCTTTATTATGATGCGAGCTTGCATTAAGATTGGTTTATGGCTTGCTGGAATTAAAATTATTGTTACAGGTTCTGAGAATATTCCCCAAAAAAGCAATATAATCATAATGGGAAATCATATTGCGGCTATGGATCCTTTAATTTTTATTTATACCTTTGTTAATCCATTTGTAATATTAGCAAAACATTCTTTGCTTAGGGTTCCTTTTGTGAATCTTGTTTTAATTGTTATGGGCGCTATTTTTGTCAATAGAAAGAGCATAAGATCTGCTGCTATTGCTGAGGCTAAGGCAATAAAGGTTATGAGAGAGGGTAGATCTATTGGAATTTTCCCTGAAGGGACTAGGAACAGAGGGGGGGATACTAAGGTTTTTAAAAAAGGTGCAATTAAGATGGCATTAAAGACAGGAACATCTATTCTTCCTGTTACTCTTTATAATACTAATAACTTTTTCATTAAAAATATTATTTTTAATTCTGGAGTATCTGTTTATATTCATGTCCATCCTTTGATAGATGTTTTAAAATTAAGTGAATATGAAAAAGAGAATCTTACTAGTATTATTAGAGATCAAATAGTTAAAAAGCTTGAAACTATTAAAATTTAATTTATAAAGCAAGGATTTAGATGAAGACTCAAAATTATGATGAAAGTAAAATAATAACCCTATCTTCTCTTGAACACATTAGATTAAGATCTGGTATGTATATTGGACGTTTAGGAGATGGCTCTAATATTGATGATGGTATTTATATTCTAATTAAAGAGATAATAGACAATTCAATTGATGAGTTTATTATGGGTTATGGAAATGAAATTTTTATAAAAAAAGAAAATAATCTCATTACTATTAGGGATTATGGAAGAGGAATTCCTCTTGGGAAAGTTGTCGAGAGCGTTTCAGTTATTAATACTGGAGCTAAGTACAATGATGATGTTTTCCAATTTTCTGTAGGACTTAATGGAGTTGGAACTAAAGCAGTTAATGCCTTAAGTTCAAAATTTCTAGTAAGATCAACAAGGAATGGTAAATCTTTTGAGGCTTTGTTTTCTAAAGGAAACTTATTAGAATCCAGAGAAATGGAATCTTCTGATAAAGACGGTACTTATGTTGAGTTTTTAGCGGATTCAGAGATATTTGGAAAATATTCTTACAGTGAAGATTTTCTTAAGAGAAGATTTTTCCATTATGCTTGTTTGAATAAAGGGCTTATAATAAACTATAATAATCAAATTTTTGAATCCAAAAACGGTCTTTTAGATTTTTTGAATTCAGAAATTAAAAGTGATGATTTGCTTTATGATATTGTTTACTATTCTAGTAAAACTTTGGAGTTTGCTTTTTCTCATACAAATAATTATGGAGAGACTTATTTTTCATTTGTTAATGGGCAATATACCAACGATGGAGGTACCCATCAGACTGGTTTTAGAGAAGGCTTTGTAAGAGCTATTAATGATTTTCTTAAAAAAACATATTCGTCAACAGATATTAGAGAAGGGCTTGTTGCAACTCTTTCTGTTAAAATTAAAGACCCAATATTTGAAAGCCAAACTAAGAATAAGCTTGGAAATATTGAAACTAGAGGTAATGTTGCAAGGGAAGTGCAAAAGATAATTTCTGAGATTTTATATAAAGATAAAATACTTGCAAAATTGATTGAGAAAAAAGTAGTTGACAATGAACGACTTAGGAAAGAACTAAGTAGTGTAAGAAAAGAGGCAAGAGAGAGAGCAAAAAAAATATCTTTTAAAATCCCCAAGCTTAAGGATTGTAAATTTCATTTTAATGGTAGCAACGAGCAGTCAGAACAAACTATGATCTTTTTAACAGAAGGGGACTCTGCAACGGGTTCAATGGTATCTTGTAGAGATGTTTATACCCAGGCTATATTTTCTCTTAGAGGCAAACCTCAAAATATGTTTGAAAAAAATAAATCTGAAATATATAAAAATGAAGAGCTTTATAATATGATGGTGGCTCTTGGCATT
Protein-coding regions in this window:
- the phoU gene encoding phosphate signaling complex protein PhoU, with translation MIRRRLTKQLEIIKDYLWDMKECVLKIIDDSLIALESKDKSLAKKIINEDEKIIDDYQYDIEDLCGRIIATEHPVATELREILAIIKIISSLERIADHATKIVRVVLLLESDLDDFDFLNLYFKPLREMADTAKEMLSDIFDAYFDGDFTKILKIVKYDNIIDKLFSKQKSIVIDAMKKNPENLDYLLNILFLNSFLERVGDHVATIGELLYFIKIGEKVNLT
- a CDS encoding protein-glutamate O-methyltransferase, whose protein sequence is MNINQNKFNLNINITKDELSRLIKIVYNNFGINLSEKKKMLIESRLSSLLKVKGFKNFTEYINFLEKSTGNIQLIELVDKISTNHTYFFRESKHFDFLNKKILPKLAEKILKSQNPEIRIWSAGCSSGEEPYTIAMILQEYMENNKANFKVKILATDISISVLREAHEGIYPEDRIINLPKYLKTKYLNQLKDDKFQVKEILKKMVYFKKLNLMDEKFPFSKKFDLIFCRNVMIYFDEKTRNNLANKLNSYLKDDSYLLIGHSETIRGNKNLEYIMPATYKKN
- a CDS encoding peptidylprolyl isomerase encodes the protein MRKRSSRKIKNDLVALESKEKKVGIWGIFALILIVFGFIIAPLLPGIFDNAHSSGLKFGSYKGQPIYYKKDSKFAKYVNYYSNLYSRLQGNAKNINIDYNAWYLAFMKYVEDIAFFDLIKKYNFYISKEMLNKNLLRSPEYLDSNGNFSSKRYNKASDYQKVKIYDDMVENILFSNVKIFLNSNLIFPESLFNLIKDMSTVERHISYLSLSYQDFSNKEAISYAEKNLNLFKRLSLASIRFKNMNDARNAYDKLLNKTPFEELAKLYSDDIANFKGVVSLDKYYFDLDLNIEKKEDLDFIFSLRESEFSKPIKIKNKNEYQIYKAFGNVHNFDKNSDRDISSVKNYIETYEPSVIEGYLENKLNNFLSDVKLSGLSQALEKYRFSLKEEIVNLSYNVNIYPNTLKELVEFNNSKSFYNVVFGLKENSWSKPFVANKKVYLFFLNSAKKRSKPFKEELKNEKLLDNLNIANSGLITDFLLNKKDFVNNFNESFFALQNFSQN
- a CDS encoding pallilysin-related adhesin, with the protein product MVKVLIASLINFTKELIRLYNCVYIYFCRFLFLFFFFTLLACSKASKDFIVFNKDVKSSPKIDNPNSNVLEINKMEDFFGDIIDLKGYKILAVQQENLNLDVYFEQVVLAQNFSNLNAYLFIIGFDPKIKVGTILFKTQIDIDPKNSYNMYLEDITGDYDFNIVVQGFLKDKSVLYVFQKSVLNDVSSYKPIFFDKVNGTVLINKYARSSAYEENRSRESYPISLEKYEKVGEDLIISKIEKYEYSHVQGKYYLSSVSEKVGKIDNNIYKTLKNLSKDEVYRFLHGVWYDAYDYNKKQGKEIDEVLFLSFERQSSEINLFRKNSQEVAKIEYISKPAYNTLNVSAKSLFSDLIVYNFWIKIVDKENIEIKIDTSTNSYDNSGFSGSFKRFDENVLNVVKKKGNNIYFIPSGNYAYKDKIYDFSYPHLTYIDENKIYYGIFNIFPLKNNFVLEYEIDMGSYKLIESFFLEHIERVVQKQKFSTIILNPIKILKDDVSLVKGQKLKLERIEKIG
- a CDS encoding 1-acylglycerol-3-phosphate O-acyltransferase, with product MKILRSVITYFNVLLFFLILIFFLFPFYLICKIFSLERYVIRFSFIMMRACIKIGLWLAGIKIIVTGSENIPQKSNIIIMGNHIAAMDPLIFIYTFVNPFVILAKHSLLRVPFVNLVLIVMGAIFVNRKSIRSAAIAEAKAIKVMREGRSIGIFPEGTRNRGGDTKVFKKGAIKMALKTGTSILPVTLYNTNNFFIKNIIFNSGVSVYIHVHPLIDVLKLSEYEKENLTSIIRDQIVKKLETIKI
- a CDS encoding DNA topoisomerase IV subunit B, with the protein product MKTQNYDESKIITLSSLEHIRLRSGMYIGRLGDGSNIDDGIYILIKEIIDNSIDEFIMGYGNEIFIKKENNLITIRDYGRGIPLGKVVESVSVINTGAKYNDDVFQFSVGLNGVGTKAVNALSSKFLVRSTRNGKSFEALFSKGNLLESREMESSDKDGTYVEFLADSEIFGKYSYSEDFLKRRFFHYACLNKGLIINYNNQIFESKNGLLDFLNSEIKSDDLLYDIVYYSSKTLEFAFSHTNNYGETYFSFVNGQYTNDGGTHQTGFREGFVRAINDFLKKTYSSTDIREGLVATLSVKIKDPIFESQTKNKLGNIETRGNVAREVQKIISEILYKDKILAKLIEKKVVDNERLRKELSSVRKEARERAKKISFKIPKLKDCKFHFNGSNEQSEQTMIFLTEGDSATGSMVSCRDVYTQAIFSLRGKPQNMFEKNKSEIYKNEELYNMMVALGIEESIENLRYNKVVIATDADFDGFHIRNLLLTFFLTFFEDLILNGHMYILETPLFRVRNKKNTIYCYSEEEKKKAMIQLKGGCEVTRFKGLGEISPNEFKSFIDINSIKLTKVDLFNIKEIKEKLGFYMGQNTPERRNFIMENLI